In Deinococcus metallilatus, the sequence CCCGCCGTCACGTACCGGGTGTTCGTGCATTTCGGCCACCACTGCTTCACGGAGAAGAAAAAGCCTGGAGACGACCCCGCGCTCGAATACCGGCACGTCACCAACCGCGACTACCGCAGCTTCGACGCCCTGCGCTACGAGCTGTCGCGGCAACTGCCCGCCCTGGTCCGGGACCTGATGGGCAGGAAATGCTTTCACACCGGACACGGCAACTCCTTCACCATCGAGGTGACGTCGCGGGAGGGTGAGCAGGTGGAGTACGAGGTGTACTTCAAACCCTACAAGGAGCAGGGCAGCAGGCAGCTCAGGCTGATCGTGGAGAGTGCTTTTCCGCGGGACGCCGACAAGCTGGAAAACCGGCCCAAGACGAAGCCGGTCAAGTTCGAGTTCCTGCTCTACAACACCCAGATGAACAGGCCGGTCAAGGTGCAAAGGTAAAAGCGACGGCACACCTGGGGTGTGCCGTCGCTTTTGAAGTTGAACTAGAACTGATCCTCTTGGTTATCCCACTCTCGGGTAGGGACCCTCTCGGGCGGTGCCAGAGCACACGGTCATCCCGTGTTCAGCGCATACCCTGACAGCGCCATCATAGCCAAAACCGGGCACAGGGTCAATGCCCGGCGGGTGTCACCCCCTCGCTGTTCGGGAGAGGGTGTTTTCTCCTGGCTCCCGGAGGCGGAGGAAGTGGTTTCGCATCTCTGCTGTTCGCTGGGGCTCAGCCTGTTCACCTCCTAACGTCACGGGGGAAGCCGCTTAAGCTGGGGCATGGCGAAGTTCATCAAACTGGAGAACGGCAGTTACGTGAAAGCTGCGGCCAGCCACCGGATTCACCTGGAGAAGCACACCGACCCCAAGTTCTGGAAGCTGAACGCCCAGCTTTCCAAACCAGAAGGTGGCGCGGAGTGGGCCTACCTCGCGGGCGAGTTCGGCAGCCTCAAGGAGGCGGAGGAGGCGGTCAGGAAGCTCGGCAAGTAGAGCGTCGGGGCGGAGGCGACAGGCAGGTGCAGGGGTTCCCCCAGCGTTATGGACCCTGGCCCGTGAACCTGGTGCTGGTCGGTGTACAGCTCACTGGCGCCGACATCAGGCCCGGCACGAGAAACCTCCGCGGGGCCACCAGGGGCCACCTCCCGGGTCAGGTCAGCGGAATGGGGGTGCGCAGGCTGGACAGCTCTGGGAGGGTGACAGGTGGCGCTCTCCGCGGCCCGGCTCGTCGTTCCTCCTGGACATACTCCCCTGGCGCCGGGCCGAGTGAGGCGGCCCTATGCCCTATGTCAGCTCAGGGGCCGACGCCGGGGCCCGGAGGTTGGGCTGCCCCCGGCGACCTCCCTTGGCGCGGTACATGCGCTGGTCGCTGAGGCGCAGCAGCTCGCCCGCCGTCACCGCTTCGCGCGGAAAAGCGGCGATGCCCGCGCTGACACCCGACGTTGGAAAACCCTGCTCGCGCACGCGGGCCGCCACCGCTTCGATGTCCTCCAGGATCGCCACGCCCGTGTCCGCCGCGCCTGACAGGATCGCCGCGTACTCGTCGCCCCCGATGCGGTACACCTCGCCGCGGTCCCCAAGCGCCGCCTGCAGGGTCCGCGCGAAGGCGCGCAGCAGGTCGTCGCCGCGCTCGTGGCCCTGGTGGTCGTTCACGGCCTTGAGGCCGTCGAGGTCCATGGACAGCACCAGAACACTGTCACCGTGGGCCGCCTCCCGGAGCGCGCGCTCCAGGTCCTCCTCAAAGGCCCGGCGGTTGGGAAGGTTCGTGAGCACGTCCGTGCGGGCGGCGAGTTCGAGGCGCCGCGCCGTCGATTCGGCCTCCCGCCGCGCCCGCTCGAGGTCGCGCGTCTGTTCCGCCAGCAGGTGCTCGTAGTGCGCGCGCAGCGCCGCCACGTCCTGCCCCGGGCCTTGGAGCGCCGGGAGGTGGAACTGTGCGCCCGCCTCCCGCTGCGCGCGCAGCTCACGCCGCATGTCCTCCTCGTACGTCGCCGCCCCGAACACGCACAGGGCGGCGTCCACCACCCGGGGGTCGAACTGTGTGTCGCGGCCGCGGTGGAGTTCCGCGAGCGCCTGCTCCCGGGTCCACGCCGCCTTGTAGGGCCGCGCGTGCGTGAGGGCATCGAACACGTCCGCGACCGCCACGATGCGCCCCATCAGCGGAATGGCCTCGCCCGCGAGGCCGCGCGGGTACCCGCGCCCGTCCCAGCGCTCGTGGTGCGACCACGCGATGTCCTCGGCCATCTGCAGCAGCGCCGACTCGCCGCTCGCGAGCAGGCGCGCGCCCAGCGCGGCGTGCGCGCGCATCTCGTCGTACTCCCCCGGCGTGAGCGGCCCCGCCTTGAGCAAGATCGCGTCCGGGATCCCGATCTTGCCGACGTCGTGCAGGCGCGCGGCGACCCGCGCCAGTTCCACCTGCGCGGCGGGCAGCCCGAGGTGCGCGGCCAGGCGCGCGGTGCCGTGCCCCACGCGCCAAGTGTGTTCGCCGGTCGCGTCGTCGCGGTACTCGGCGGCGGTCGCCAGCCGCGCGGCCACCTCGAGCTGCGCGCGCTCGAGGGCGGCGGTGCGTTCGAGCACGGTGCGCTCGGCCCCCTCGCGGGCGCGCCGCTCGATCTCGGTGCGCTCGCGCTGCGCCTCCGCCTCCTGGCGGGCGCGCTCGATGTCGAAGCGGGCGGTCAGCTCGCGCGTCTTGCGGTCGCCCTCCTCCGTGAAGAGTTCACGCTCGACGCGGTGGTGCTCCCGGTAGAGGGCGAGGGCCTGCGCCGCGTCGCCCTGACGTTCGAGGACGTCCGCGAGCGCGAGCAGCACCTCGCACTCGCTCTTCTTGCGCTTCACCTCGCGGGCCAGCCTCAGCGCCTCGCCCAGGCGCGCGAGGGCCAGCGGCAGCTCGTCCCGGCGCGCGGCGAGGCGGCCGAGGTGGTGCAGGGCGTCGAGTTGCCCCTCCACGTCCTCGCCCCGGCGGGCCAGCTCCAGGGCCCGCGCGTGAGACGCGACGGCCTCCCCGAGCTCTCCCGCGCGCTCGTGCAGGCGACCCAGCCCGTCGAGGGCGGACACCTCCCCGGGCGCGTACCCGATGGCGCGCGCGCGTTCCCGCGCGCCCAGCAGCTGGGCGCGCGCCTCGTCGTCCTGGCCCGCCTCCTGCCGCGCCGCGCCGATGTTGAGCAGGGCCACGACCTCGACGAGCGTGTCGCCGCCGCTCCTCGCCAGGGCGAGGGCCTGCCCGAAGTGCTCGACCGCCCTGTCCACATCGCCCATGTCGAGGTAGAGCGTGCCCAGGTTGAGGACCGTGCGGTTGAGGGTCCGGGCGTCGTCCCCCCGGCCGCGCAGCAGGGCGTGCGCCTCGGTGAGGGCCCCCAGCGCCTCCGGGTAGCGGCCCAGGCTGACGTACAGGTTCCCGATGTTGCACAGGCAGCTCGACTCTCCGGCGTGGTCCCCCAGCGCGCGGTGCGCGGCCAGCGCCTCCTCGAGGGCCGCGAGGGCCTCGGCATACGCGCCGCGGGTGTGCCGCGCGCCCGACAGCCGGTTGAGCATCCGCGCCTGCACGGCCAGGTGCCCGTGCGCGCGGGCGAGGCCGAGCGCTTCGAGAAACTGCGCCTCGGCGGCGGCGATGTCCCCATAATCCAGCATCAGCTTGCCGTCCGCGCCCAGCGCCTCCATGACGCCCGGCAGGTCGCCTGCCCGCCTGGCGACGTTCCGGGCGCGCCCGAACGCGTCACGGGCTTCATCGCGCATCCCGCGTTCCGCCAGCGCGGCACCCAGGACGAGCAGGGCGCGCACCTCTCCCGCCGGGTACACCGCGCCTCGCGCGGCCGACCGTGCCTCGCGCGCCACTTCGGCCGCGCGAGGCGCGTCCGCGCCGACCAACTGTTCGGCGGCCCCGACGAGCGCGTCCACGACCGTCTGGGCGTCACCTCCCGCTGCGCCGCTCAATTCAAGCCGCGTCGCCCGCCGGTCCCCGCGCACACCGCCGTCCATCTCACCCGCCTGCCGTCCCGACCGCCAGGGCCCTCGTCTCACTCGTTATGGTCGTCATTCTCGTCGCCCAGCCCCAACACGTCGCGCAAAAAAGCCTCGAGGTCGAGCCGACCCTGCACGCCGAGTTTGGTCCTGTACGCGCGGTTGCCGGGCAGGCCGTACACGTTGTGGGCGCGCGCACTCATCTTTTGCGCGAGATCCCCACGCACCTTCTTGTCCGACTCCCCGAGGGCCAGCGCGAGCCCGCCCGCCGCCATGGGGGCCGCCATCGACGTGCCGCTCCACGCCGCGAGCTGCGGCACGCCGTTCGCGTCGCGCGGCGCGGGGCCGAACACGTCCTCGCCGGGCGCGACCACCTCCAGGGCGCTGCCGTAGTTCGAGAAGCTGGACTTGACGTCGCGCGCGTCGACGCTGCCGACGCTGAGCTCGCGCTCGTTGCCCTTGCCGGCCGCGTCGCGCGCGGGATAGGTGATGGGATCCGTGTTCTCGTTCCCGGCGGACGCGACCACGAACACGCCGCTCCTGGTCGCTCGCTCGATGGCGTCCTGCACGATCTGAGAGCGCTCGTCGCTGCCCAGGCTGAGGTTGATCACGCGCGCGCCGTGCTTGACGGCCCAGTCGATGGCCTTGGCCACGCCGAGGATGTCGCCGGAGCCGTCCGGGCCGAGGACGCGCAACGGCAGGATGGTCGCGTTCGGCGCCACCTGCAGCACGATGCCCGCCACGCTCGTGCCGTGCCCGTACCCGCCGATGCCGAGGGCCCCCTCGTCCTGCGGCAGCGCGTCGTTGCCGTAGAAGTCCCACCACTCGCCCTGCGGCGCGAGCGCCCCCTCGAAGGCGGGATGGGTGAGGTCGAGGCCCGTGTCGATGACCGCGACCTTGACGCCCGCGCCGAGATGCGGGGCGAGCCGCTGCGCCTGCTGGAGCCGGACCTGTCCCCAGGTCACGCTGTTCTCGGGCACCGGCGCGTAGCTGCCCCCGGCCCACAGGGTGCGCCGCCCACCCGTCCAGGCCCGGAACTCGCCCCCCGCCCACAGGGTGCGCCGCCCCTGCATGGCGGTCACGCCCCCACCATCGAAGGCGGCCTGGTTGGGTTCGACGACGCGCCGCGACCGCGCCTTCCCCCCGGCACCCTGAGTGACAACGGGGAGTTGCGCGGAATCGACGGCGAGCAGGGCGTAGCCTGCCTGCGCGCTGAACGCGACCACCCTGCCCCCGAACTCGCGCTCAAGGCCCTGGACGCTGTCCGACTTGTCCGCGCTGACCATCAGGGCGTAGGGCGCCCGCGCCGTCGGTACGGCGATGGGCGTGGCCGTCGTCACGGGGGCCGGATCGGGAACGGGCGTCGCGGCCTCGCTGGCAGGTTGCTGCCCGCAGGCGGCGAGCGCCAGGGCCAGGAGGACGGTCCCCGGGAGGCGTGATGTGCGGGTCATGGGCATCTGCGGTGTCCTTTCGGGTTCCGTGTCTGTCGAAAGGCAGGGAACTCTTCACGCCCAACGTAGGAGGAGGACTCTTACACAGCTCTTTTCGTGTCCTCCTGCTCGCCCTGTGAAGACCTGTGGCGCGGGGAGGAGGGACTCCGCCAGCCTCCCCGCGTGACTCGGGGGAAAGGTCTCTCAACGGGGTGAGGAGGACGGCGAATGCCGATGTTCGCCCCCTGGGACGGCACCTCCTCGACCTGGGCTCGCGCAGCGTTCGGGCCCGGGCGGCCACGGATCGAGAACGCCGTCCAGGACCCGTGACGCGGGAAGCCCTGCTCGGTTCGGCCCGACGAGATCACCTGCTCCGCGCGGGGTCCCGACGCCGGGGGCGCCCCCTTCCCTCGGCCTACCCACCGGCCACCACGCTCCCGATGCGGGGAGGGCGTCGCGTCAGCGTCGGGGAGCGTCTCCCGCCGCCGAACCCCGCACAACACCGTCCCCACTTGGGCTCACCGCCGCCCCGCGCGCAGCTTGCGCAGCTCCAGCCCCACCGGGATCAGGCTCAGGACGACGGCCACGCCCACCACCAGCAGGATGTAGCGGTCGAGGTGCGGGATCAGGCCGCCCAGCCAGAAGCCGAGCAGGGGCACGCTGATCGCCCACAGCAGCCCGCCCACGACGTTGTAGGTCAGGAACCGGGCGTAGGGCATCTTGCCGACCCCGGCGAGCGTCGGCGCCACCGTGCGCACCACCGGCACGAAGCGGGCCAGGATCAGCGAGAGGGCCCCGTAGCGCTCGAAGAACGCCTGGGTGCGCTCCACGTACTCGGGGCGAAACAGGCGGCTGTCCGGGCGGCTGAACACCGCCGGGCCGAAGCGGCGCCCGATGAAGTACCCGGTGCTGTCCCCGATGACCGCGCCCAGGGCCACCGCGAGCATCACGCCCGCCAGGTGCAGGCTGCCCTGCTGGGCGAGGATGCCCGCCGTGATCAGCAGGCTGTCGCCCGGCAGGAAAAAGCCGATCAGCAGCCCGCTCTCGGCGAAGACGATGGCGAAGATGCCCAGGTAGGAGACGCTGAGCAGGAGCTGGGGAAGGTCGACCATGCCCCCACCCTAGAGAGCCGAGGTAAAGAACGCGTATACCGAGAGGGGGAGCGGCTCAGGCCACTCCCCCCGGGAAGCCGCCCCTCAGCCCGCCCGCAGCACCTCGGTCACCCGCCGGTTGGAGGCGGCCTGCGCCAGCCGCAGGGCGGCCAGGGTGCTGAGGGCGGCGGCGGCCAGCAGGCCCACCAGGTAGGGCCAGGGCAGCACCATCACCTCGGGCGGCGGGTCGAAGACGCCCTGGAGCAGCTTGATGAGGGTCTGCGCGACCCCCAGGCCGATCACGCCCCCGAGCACCCCGCCGAGGCCCACGACGACCAGCGCCTCACCCGACAGGAAGGCGCCGAGTTGCTTCTGCGTCGCGCCCAGGGCTCCCAGCACGGTGAAGGTGCGGCGGCGCTCGGCCAGCCCCAGGGCCAGCACCAGCCCGGTCGCCCCGGCGAGCAGCAGGGCCGCGAAGGCCAGCTCGATGCGCGACAGGCCCGCGAGGTTCACCGCCGTGAGGCCCGACGCGATCCGGCTGCGCACCGTGGCGAGGTCGGTGACCGTCACGCCGGGGAGATCGCGGGTCGCCCGCCGGGCGGCGTCCACGACCGCCTGCGGGGACCCGCTCACCTTGAGGAGCGCCACCTCGGCCACCGGGTTGCCGGTCGCCTTGGCGAGGTAGCTCGCGTTGGCGACCAGGAAGGAGTCCTTGGGGGCGGTGGGGAACTCGCGCACCACGCCGACGAAGGTGAAGGGGACGATCCCGTACCCGTGGGTGCGGGCGTTCAGCAGCCGCAGGTTCAGCCGGTCGCCGAGCGAGAGCTGGTAGTCGTTGACCGTCTCCTGCGAGACGAACAGGGCGTCCGGGCGGGCCCGGAGCTTCGCCAGCGCCCCCTGCGCCGTCGTCCCCTTGAAATAGGTGTTCGACAGGCGGCTGACCTGGGTGAAGTGCGCGGCGTCGATGCCGTAGATGTCCTGGAGGTCCGCGCCCACGTAGGCGAAGCGGTGGATCAGCGGCTGGGTGCCCACCACGCCCGGCAGGGCCCCCAGGGTGGCCAGCCGTGGCCCGGCGGGGCCGTTCGCGGTGCCCGTGACGGTCACGTCCGCCCCGTTGGTGAGCACGGCGTCCACCCGCGCCTGGTCGTTGTAGGTCGCGTTGAAGATCGAGGTGGAGACCGCGAAGGCGGTGGCGAGGGCGACGAGCGCCGCCCCGCGCGTCAGGAGGGGCCGTTGCCGCCCCAGCGCGGCCGCGACGGTCCCCGCCAGGGTCCCGGCCAGGGGCCGCAGCAGCCGGGTCAGCGCGCCCCGCCGCAGCAGCAGGCCCAGCAGCCGCATCGCCAGCAGGGTGCCGCCCAGCCACAGGGCCAGCGGCGCGACGAAGGCCTCGATCTGGATGCTCGCCTGGGGGACGCCTTCCGGCGCGAGCACGAGCTGGTAGCCCCCGGCGGCGCTGCGCCAGAACATCACCCCGGCCAGGACGAGCAGCAGCAGGTCGAGGGAGAGGCGCTGCCACAGCGGCGTCCCGGCCCGGCCCACGACCTGCCGCTGGGCGGCGACCGTGGACGACCGGATCGCGCCCAGGGTGGGCAGCAGGACGGCCAGCAGCGAGAGGAGCAGCCCCGCCAGGACCGGCAGCGCAAGCAGGGGGACGCCCACGGCCGTGCCCGGCGTGACCAGGGGCGAGAGCAGCACGTAGGCCAGGAGGCCCAGCACGGTGCCGACGCCCGCCACCAGCCCCGCCTCCGCCGCTCCCAGCCGCAGGATGGTGCGGTCACCCGCTCCCCGGACGCGCAGCAGGGCCGCCTCGGTCCGGCGCTGCCCGGCGCTCGCCCCCGCGACGCTCAGGGTCAGCGCCCCGGCGAGCAGGGCCCCCGGCAGCCCCAGGAACAGGAACAGCGCCTGGGCGTAGAGGGCGTCCTCCCGCGCCCCGTCGAGCTTGGCCGCCAGGTTGTTGCCGACCACGGCCCCGCCCGAGAGCCGCGCCTCGACGTTGTTGGCGAGCGTCCCGGCCAGCGCGAAGGCCCGGCCCGGGTTGCTGGGGAGCGGGGTGCCCAGCCGCACGTGGAGCTGCTCGCGTACCGTGTCGGGCCGCGCCAGCTTCTGCGGGGCGAACAGGGCGTCCCACTGGGCGCGGGGAAGCAGCACCACGTTGTCCGGCGGCGCCTGGGGGGCGAGGCCCTTCGGCGCCCCGACCGCCTGGAACAGCGAGTCGGCCTGCGGAAGGTCGACGACCCCGGCGACCCGCAGCCCCACCGGGGCGGCCCCGTAGCGTCCGATGTTCACCGTGTCCCCCACGGCGGCGTGCAGGTTCGCCGCCGTCTGCTGCGACAGCACCACGCCGTCCGGCGACCCGATCAGGGGACGCAGCTCGGCGGGGAAGGCGGCGCGGTAGCCCGGCGGCAGCCCCAGCACCTTGCCCGCCCCGGTGGTCTGGACGGTGCCGCCCGTGTTGGCCGTGAAGCCGGGCACGTCCGCGTACCCGACCGCCGCGAGGGTCCGGACCGGAGTGGCGGCGCGGATGGCGGCCTCGGCCTGGGCGCGGCTGGTGTTCTGCCCCAGCAGCACCTGCCAGTCCACCGGGACCGACCCGATGGCCCGGCGGGTCATGTTGGCCGTGCCCGCCGCGATGAACGACAGCAGGAAGGTCAGGAAGGCGACGGTCAGACCGACTCCCAGCGCGCTGCCCCACAGACGCAGGGGACGGCGTGCCATCAAACCGCGCAACCACAGGCTGGTCATGAGGGTCCCTCCTTGGTGGCCCGGCTCAGGAGCCCGCCGCCCTCCATGCGCCAGAGGGTGTCGAGGCGCCGGGCGACGGCCTCGTCGTGGGTCGCCATCACCAGAGCCGAGCTGGGTTCGAGGGCCGAGAGCAGCACGTCCATCAGGTGCCCGGCGGTGACGGAATCGAGCTGCCCGGTCGGCTCGTCGGCCAGGATCAGCCGGGGCCGGGTGACGAGCGCCCGCGCGACCGCCACCCGCTGCGCCTGCCCGCCGGAGAGTTCCTCGGGAAGCTGTTCGGCGAGCGGCAGCAGTTCCAGGGTATCCAGGGCCCGCCGGGCTTCCCCGGTGGCCGCTTTCGGCGTGGCCCCCGTCAGCAGCAGCGGGAGCGCCACGTTCTCCAGCGCGGTCAGGGGCGGCATCAGGCTCTGGGCCTGGAAGACGAAGGCGACCTTGCCGGGCCGGAGCGTGTTCGCCTCACCCAGCGCGGGCCAGCTCACCGTCCCCGTGGTCGGCGTGTCGAGCCCGCCGAGCAGGTGCAGCAGGGTGCTCTTGCCGCTGCCGGAGGGGCCCAGCAGCGCGATCCGGTCGCCGGGGCGCACCTGGAGCGTCGTCTCCCGCAGGGCGGTGACCTCCTGCCCGCCTACGGTGAAGGTCCGGCCCACCCCGCGCGCCTCGGCCAGCGGGGTGGTCGCCGCGTCCACCTGCCGGGGCGATGCCGCGCCTGAGGAAACGGGCCCGGGGGTCAGCCGTCCCGGTGAGACGTCCACCATCCTGGGTTCAGGCATCCTGCCACCTCCCGTCTTTCAGCCGCAACACGCGCGTCGCCCGGGCGGCCAGCCGGGAGCTGTGGGTGGCGATCACGGCGCAACGTCCGCCGCGCCCCTCCCCCCGCACGAACGCCTCGATCACCCCGATGACCCGCTCCTCGGTCCGCGCGTCCACCTCGGCGGTCGGCTCGTCGGCCAGCAGCGCGGCGGGGCGGTGGGCCAGCGCCGCCGCGAGCGAGGCGCGCGCGATTTCCCCTCCGGAGAGCTGCGCCGGGAAGGCGTGCCGCCGGTGGTCCAACCCGAGCTGCCCCAGCAGGTCCAGCGCGCGGGCCCCGCCCGGCTGACCGAGCAGCCGCCCGGTCAGGGTCACGTTGTCGAGCACGTTCAGGTGCGCGAGCAGGTTCCCGCCCTGCAACATCACGCCCAGGTGCCGGGCCCGCACCCCCGCCCGCTGGGCCTCGGGCCGCCGGGTCAGCCGCTCGCCCGCCACCGTCACCGCGCCGCCGTCCGGGTCGTCCAGGCCCGCCAGGCAAGAGAGCAGGGTGCTCTTGCCGCTGCCGGAGGCGCCCAGCAGGACGACGAGTTCTCCCGGCGCCACGTCCAGGCTGACCCCGCGCAGGGCGCGCACCTCCTCGTCCGCCACGTGGTAGAAGCGGTACAGGTCCACGGCCTCCAGGATGGACATGGCCCTCACCGCCACACGAACGAACGCGCGACCCGGTTCCAGGCGTCCACGTTGTCCGCCCCCCTGGGGGCACTCATCCGCAGCACGACCTCGCGCCCGTTTCTGGTGAGCACGTACAGGTCGTTGTCCAGCACCGCGCGCCGTCCCGTCACCGCGTTCGGGGCGGAGGTGGAGATGAAGCGCGCCAGGACGGCGTTCCCGGCGGGCAACGGCGCCGCCTTGACCAGGGTGACCTTCAGGCTGGGGTCCGTCCGGGCCAGCGCGGCGAGGTCACCCGCCCGGACCGCCGCGACCCCCGGGGTCCCTGCCGCCCTGCGGGCCGTCAGCTCGACGGTGCCGTACTTGGAGGTGAAGCTCACCGTGCCGCCCTGCTCGCGGCGGGCCCAGCCTTCCGGGATTTCCAGGCTGTAGCCTCCCGGCGCGTTCGTGTAACGCACGAAGGCCTGTGAGTCGGGGATGTCGCCGACCGGGTGAGTCTCGGGCGCCACCTGCGTCTGCGCGAGGGCGCCGGAGACCAGGGCGAGAAGGGCGAACGTCGTTGCGGGCCGCACCAGACCTTTGTTCTTGTTCATGCCCCGACCGTAGGCCCGTCCGGTATAAACGCGGTATAGGAACCTCAGCGCGTGAACAGGTCCGTCATGGGCGTCGCCCGCGCGGCCTCGCGCAGCGGGGGCAGCCCCCAGGCGTCCTCCAGGGTCCGCAGCAGGCTGGAGTGGTTGTAGGGCCGGTTCGACCGCACCCCGCGCGGGCCGTCGCTCGTCACCACGATGGTCGCCACGGTGCCCCCGCCCCCCGCCCGGTCCCCGCCGCCACCCTCGTCGAAGGTGATCACCAGGGCGGCGTGGTCCTTCCAGGCACCCGAGGCCATGATCTTCCCGGCCCACTCGCGCACGAAGGCGTCCCCTGCCCGCTCCAGCCGCGAACCACGCCAGCAGGTCAGCGCCCCGTGCAGGTCGTGACACAGGTCCGGCACGATCAGCGCGAAGGTGGGAACGGTCCCGGCGCGCAGGTCGGCGTCCAGCTCCCCCAGGGGGACCACCTTGCGGGCGCGGACTGGGTCGCGGGCGATGTCCGCCGCGAGCATCAGGGGGTTGTGTTTCTTGGCGTACACGCCGGTGGAGGGACCGTCCCAGCCAGGGCCGGGCAGTCCCTGGAAGTAACCCTTCCAGGTCTTCCCCGCGCGCTCCAGTTGCAGGGCGAGGTTGTCTCCGGGGAAACGCTGGCCGGAGTCGTCGCTGCGGCTGCCGAAGGTGCTGCCGAACAGCAGGGCCACGTAGTTGGGCAGGCTGGGGTGGGCGACCCCGGTGTAGTTCGTGGCAAGACCGTACTCCCGCGCGAGCGCGTTCAGCGTCGGCAGGTTGGGGTTGCCCAGCACTCCACCGGCACTGGTGTTCTCCAGCACCAGCACGAACACGTGTGAGAAGGGCGGCAGGGTTCTGGGCTGGGCCACCACGGTCCCCAGCAGGACCGGGGAGAGCCACAGCAAGTGGCGGGCCACCCGCAGGACCGGCCCGGCGAGCGGAACCACGCCGCGTGCCCGGACGCTTCCCGGTGGGGTCAGGAGGTGGGCCCTTCCTCGACCGGACGTGGAGTGTTCTGAAGGCCGGGCCTCTGCGGGGCAAGGGGAATACCTGAGCATGGGGTCTCCTGGGATGGGGCGTCGAGGGCGGCGGGGTTGAGGGCGGGTCAGGCAGGAAAACGCAGGCTGACCTCGAAGGCGCCTTCCTCCCAGCGGGGCAGAAGGTCGGCGTTCCAGCGCCGGGCGAGGGCCGCCACCAGCGGCAGGCCCAACCCGCTTCCGGCGGTCCCCTGGGTACCAGCGCCGCGCTCGAAAGGTTCCAGCAGCCGGGTCCACTGGGCCTGATCCGGCCCGGGACCCACGCTGCGTACCGTGACCTCACGTTCCCGGACCCGCACCAGGACGCCACCCGTGCCGTACTTGAGCGCGTTCTCGATCAGGTTGGCGAGGGCGCGTCCCACCCCCTCCGCCTCGGCCTGCACCCAGCTCTCGTTGAGGTCGAGCTGCACCTGCCTCCCCGCCCGGCGCGCCACCTCGTCGAGCGCGTCCACCACCGCCGCGGCGCTGCCCGCCAGTTCCACCCGTTCCAGACGCACCGGGGCGTCGGTGCGGGCCAGGGCGAGCAGGCTCTCCGAGAGGGTGACCAGCGCGTCCACCCGGCCCTGCATCCCGCTCAGGGCACGCTGGTAGTCGGCGGCCTCACGCGGGCGCTCCAGGGTGAGGTCGAGGCGGCCCTTGAGCACGGTCAGCGGCGTGCGCAGCTCGTGGGCGGCGATGCGGGCGAAGCTCTTCTCGCGCTCGATGGTGCCCTCGAGCTGGTCGAGCATCGCGTTCACGGTGGAAGTCAGCCGGGCCATCTCGTCCTGGCCGGGCGCGGCGGGCACCCGCTCCTGGTAGGTGCCGCGCCGGGCGATGCCCTCGGCGGTGCGGGCCACCGCGTCCACCGGGCGCAGGGCCCGGTCGGCCAGGACGTACCCGGCCCCGCAGGCCACCATGACCATCAGCACGCTGCCGGCGCTGAGGATGCGGGCCAGGGTTTCCAGCAGCTCCACCAGGGTGTTGCTGGGCCGCGAGACCCGCAGGAACAGCCCGCCCTCGACGGGTAGGGTCAGCACCCGGTGTTCTGCCGTCGACACGAAGCCCACGCGCAGGGGAATGGCCTGGTCATGCTCCTCCTGGCCCGCGCGGGCCAGCGTCCTCCCCGTGGGCGAGAGCAGTTCGATGGCCAGGTCGCCGGTCGGTCTCAGCTCCGAGGAGAAGGTCCAGCGCCCGTTCTGGTCCTCGATGCTGCCCTGCGCCACGCTGGCGGTCTCCCGCAAGGTGGTGTCGAGCGACCCCGTTAGGCTGTCCCGGGCCAGGGCGTACACCAGCACGGCCCCGAGCAGGATGGTCACCGCGAAGACCAGCGCGTAGCCCAGCGTGAGCTTGACCCGCAGGCTCCAGTCCCGGGGTCTCCAGCCCATCCGCCGGCCGCCCCCCCCGGTCACATCGCCTCACCCCGGCCCAGCCGGTACCCGGTGCCCCGGATGGTGTCGATCAGGACGTCGGTGGTCTTGCGGCGGATGGTGCTGACGTACACGTCGATCACCTTGGGCTCCACGGCCCCCCCTTCACCCCCCCACAGGCGCTCGATGATCTCGTCGCGGGAAAAGGCCCGGCCCGGGTTCAGGACGAGCAGTTCCAGTAGCGCGAACTCCCGGCGGGTCAGCTCGGCACGGACGCCCGTAGCGTAGAGTTCCCGGCCCCCCAGATCCATCACCCAGCCCCCCGGCAGGGTCACCGTGTTCTGCGCGTTCCCGCTCGC encodes:
- a CDS encoding FtsX-like permease family protein — its product is MTSLWLRGLMARRPLRLWGSALGVGLTVAFLTFLLSFIAAGTANMTRRAIGSVPVDWQVLLGQNTSRAQAEAAIRAATPVRTLAAVGYADVPGFTANTGGTVQTTGAGKVLGLPPGYRAAFPAELRPLIGSPDGVVLSQQTAANLHAAVGDTVNIGRYGAAPVGLRVAGVVDLPQADSLFQAVGAPKGLAPQAPPDNVVLLPRAQWDALFAPQKLARPDTVREQLHVRLGTPLPSNPGRAFALAGTLANNVEARLSGGAVVGNNLAAKLDGAREDALYAQALFLFLGLPGALLAGALTLSVAGASAGQRRTEAALLRVRGAGDRTILRLGAAEAGLVAGVGTVLGLLAYVLLSPLVTPGTAVGVPLLALPVLAGLLLSLLAVLLPTLGAIRSSTVAAQRQVVGRAGTPLWQRLSLDLLLLVLAGVMFWRSAAGGYQLVLAPEGVPQASIQIEAFVAPLALWLGGTLLAMRLLGLLLRRGALTRLLRPLAGTLAGTVAAALGRQRPLLTRGAALVALATAFAVSTSIFNATYNDQARVDAVLTNGADVTVTGTANGPAGPRLATLGALPGVVGTQPLIHRFAYVGADLQDIYGIDAAHFTQVSRLSNTYFKGTTAQGALAKLRARPDALFVSQETVNDYQLSLGDRLNLRLLNARTHGYGIVPFTFVGVVREFPTAPKDSFLVANASYLAKATGNPVAEVALLKVSGSPQAVVDAARRATRDLPGVTVTDLATVRSRIASGLTAVNLAGLSRIELAFAALLLAGATGLVLALGLAERRRTFTVLGALGATQKQLGAFLSGEALVVVGLGGVLGGVIGLGVAQTLIKLLQGVFDPPPEVMVLPWPYLVGLLAAAALSTLAALRLAQAASNRRVTEVLRAG
- a CDS encoding ABC transporter ATP-binding protein; protein product: MPEPRMVDVSPGRLTPGPVSSGAASPRQVDAATTPLAEARGVGRTFTVGGQEVTALRETTLQVRPGDRIALLGPSGSGKSTLLHLLGGLDTPTTGTVSWPALGEANTLRPGKVAFVFQAQSLMPPLTALENVALPLLLTGATPKAATGEARRALDTLELLPLAEQLPEELSGGQAQRVAVARALVTRPRLILADEPTGQLDSVTAGHLMDVLLSALEPSSALVMATHDEAVARRLDTLWRMEGGGLLSRATKEGPS
- a CDS encoding ABC transporter ATP-binding protein; protein product: MSILEAVDLYRFYHVADEEVRALRGVSLDVAPGELVVLLGASGSGKSTLLSCLAGLDDPDGGAVTVAGERLTRRPEAQRAGVRARHLGVMLQGGNLLAHLNVLDNVTLTGRLLGQPGGARALDLLGQLGLDHRRHAFPAQLSGGEIARASLAAALAHRPAALLADEPTAEVDARTEERVIGVIEAFVRGEGRGGRCAVIATHSSRLAARATRVLRLKDGRWQDA
- a CDS encoding alkaline phosphatase family protein, translated to MVPLAGPVLRVARHLLWLSPVLLGTVVAQPRTLPPFSHVFVLVLENTSAGGVLGNPNLPTLNALAREYGLATNYTGVAHPSLPNYVALLFGSTFGSRSDDSGQRFPGDNLALQLERAGKTWKGYFQGLPGPGWDGPSTGVYAKKHNPLMLAADIARDPVRARKVVPLGELDADLRAGTVPTFALIVPDLCHDLHGALTCWRGSRLERAGDAFVREWAGKIMASGAWKDHAALVITFDEGGGGDRAGGGGTVATIVVTSDGPRGVRSNRPYNHSSLLRTLEDAWGLPPLREAARATPMTDLFTR